A window from Actinomycetospora corticicola encodes these proteins:
- a CDS encoding enoyl-CoA hydratase-related protein: MSDSPVLLDVDERGVAHLRLNRPEASNGLDVPLLRAFYDAVMACHSRPGLRVLVLSGEGRHFCAGGDVKTFASKGEGLPDYLREATSWLQIVVQGLLNLPAPVVTKVQGFAAGGGGFGLVCASDLVVAAESASFLGGATRVGMAPDAGTTVTLPALVGLRKALEIALTNPVLTAAEALDLGLLTRVVPDDGLDAAVDELVDRLVAGAPLALAATKRLLWSGLGSRVEAQLPEEARTVSELSGTADSLEGLAAVIERRPPRFVGN; this comes from the coding sequence GTGAGTGACTCACCCGTCCTGCTCGACGTCGATGAGCGGGGCGTCGCGCACCTGCGGCTGAACCGTCCGGAGGCGAGCAACGGGCTCGACGTGCCCCTGCTGCGCGCCTTCTACGACGCCGTGATGGCCTGCCACAGCCGGCCCGGTTTACGGGTCCTCGTCCTGTCGGGGGAGGGGCGGCACTTCTGCGCGGGCGGCGACGTCAAGACGTTCGCGAGCAAGGGCGAGGGCCTGCCCGACTACCTGCGCGAGGCCACGTCCTGGCTCCAGATCGTGGTGCAGGGGCTGCTGAACCTGCCCGCACCCGTCGTCACGAAGGTGCAGGGGTTCGCCGCCGGCGGCGGGGGCTTCGGTCTCGTGTGCGCCTCCGACCTCGTCGTCGCGGCGGAGTCGGCGTCCTTCCTCGGCGGCGCCACCCGCGTGGGGATGGCTCCCGACGCCGGGACCACGGTCACCCTCCCGGCCCTGGTCGGGCTGCGGAAGGCGCTGGAGATCGCGCTGACCAACCCGGTGCTCACCGCGGCGGAGGCGCTCGACCTGGGCCTGCTCACGCGGGTCGTTCCCGACGACGGGCTCGACGCGGCGGTCGACGAGCTCGTCGACCGCCTCGTGGCCGGCGCCCCGTTGGCCCTCGCCGCGACCAAGCGCCTGCTGTGGTCGGGGCTCGGGTCGCGGGTGGAGGCGCAGCTGCCGGAGGAGGCGCGGACCGTGTCCGAGCTGTCCGGCACCGCCGACTCCCTCGAGGGGCTCGCCGCCGTCATCGAGCGGCGGCCCCCGAGGTTCGTCGGGAACTAG
- a CDS encoding cytochrome P450 — protein sequence MTTATTDRPPYDEVSLSPLSFWARSPEEREADFAVLRRERPISWHPPAEGAMMPPEDGAGFWAVTRHADIVAVSKDPETFCSGEGIQMEDVPVAILESASSFLATDAPRHTQLRRLVSAAFTPKRVRTIEAQIRDQARRLVDELLTTERGDFVAQVSRRLPQWTIFEMMGLEDQEVREQATAAADGMVSWGDEDVRQGREPAELLWESLLGLMRIALEHAEARRAHPADDLMSNLVQAEVDGERLSDEEIAAFFVLLSVAGNDTTRNTISSTVRAFTRYPDQRDLLAADLDGRMGPAIDEFVRWATPVMTFRRTATRDVELHGRHIRAGDWVVLFYASGNRDPEVFSDPMRFDVTRAENPHVGFGGGGPHFCMGNQLAKTQLRAIVGELLTRAPGLEAGEPVYLAGNFMQAIKSMPYTLTRSA from the coding sequence ATGACGACCGCGACCACCGACCGCCCGCCCTACGACGAGGTCTCGCTCTCCCCGCTGTCGTTCTGGGCGAGGTCCCCGGAGGAGCGCGAGGCCGACTTCGCGGTGCTGCGTCGGGAGCGGCCGATCAGCTGGCACCCGCCCGCCGAGGGCGCGATGATGCCGCCCGAGGACGGCGCCGGGTTCTGGGCCGTGACCCGGCACGCCGACATCGTCGCCGTCAGCAAGGACCCGGAGACGTTCTGCTCGGGCGAGGGCATCCAGATGGAGGATGTCCCCGTCGCGATCCTCGAGTCGGCCAGCTCCTTCCTCGCCACCGACGCCCCGCGGCACACCCAGCTGCGCCGCCTGGTCTCCGCGGCGTTCACCCCGAAGCGCGTGCGGACGATCGAGGCGCAGATCCGCGACCAGGCCCGCCGGCTCGTCGACGAGCTCCTGACGACGGAGCGCGGCGACTTCGTCGCGCAGGTCTCCCGCCGCCTGCCGCAGTGGACGATCTTCGAGATGATGGGGCTGGAGGACCAGGAGGTCCGGGAGCAGGCCACCGCGGCGGCCGACGGGATGGTCAGCTGGGGCGACGAGGACGTCCGGCAGGGCCGTGAGCCCGCCGAGCTGCTCTGGGAGTCGCTGCTCGGGTTGATGCGCATCGCCCTCGAGCACGCCGAGGCCCGCCGCGCCCACCCGGCCGACGACCTCATGAGCAACCTCGTCCAGGCCGAGGTCGACGGCGAGCGGCTCTCCGACGAGGAGATCGCGGCCTTCTTCGTGCTGCTCTCGGTGGCGGGCAACGACACCACGCGCAACACCATCTCCAGCACCGTCCGCGCGTTCACGCGGTACCCCGACCAGCGGGACCTCCTCGCCGCGGACCTCGACGGTCGGATGGGCCCCGCGATCGACGAGTTCGTCCGCTGGGCCACGCCCGTGATGACGTTCCGGCGCACCGCCACCCGCGACGTCGAGCTCCACGGCCGGCACATCCGCGCGGGCGACTGGGTGGTGCTGTTCTACGCGTCCGGCAACCGCGATCCCGAGGTCTTCTCCGACCCGATGCGCTTCGACGTCACCCGCGCCGAGAACCCGCACGTCGGGTTCGGCGGCGGCGGGCCGCACTTCTGCATGGGCAACCAGCTCGCGAAGACCCAGCTCCGCGCGATCGTCGGCGAACTGCTGACCCGCGCGCCCGGGCTGGAGGCCGGCGAGCCGGTGTACCTCGCGGGCAACTTCATGCAGGCGATCAAGTCCATGCCCTACACCCTGACGAGGTCCGCGTGA
- a CDS encoding aromatic-ring-hydroxylating dioxygenase subunit beta has protein sequence MTAAAQQIVDGTPPPVGPAAGVGDPIALAEAEAFLYREARLADGWELEAWEALWTDDATYYVPVDDTQDPRSHMSIIFDNRNRIATRIKQLQTGKRHSQRPLSRLCRSVTNVEVLGQEGGDTVVTSVVQVLESRDRGSTWWVGRVTHRLRRVDGELRMAGKKVVLVDSDRALPSMSFLL, from the coding sequence ATGACCGCCGCGGCCCAGCAGATCGTCGACGGGACCCCTCCGCCCGTCGGGCCGGCCGCCGGGGTCGGCGACCCGATCGCCCTCGCCGAGGCCGAGGCGTTCCTCTACCGCGAGGCGCGGCTGGCCGACGGCTGGGAGCTCGAGGCGTGGGAGGCGCTCTGGACCGACGACGCGACCTACTACGTCCCGGTCGACGACACCCAGGACCCGCGGAGCCACATGTCGATCATCTTCGACAACCGGAACCGCATCGCCACCCGCATCAAGCAGCTGCAGACCGGCAAGCGCCACTCCCAGCGGCCGCTGTCCCGGCTGTGCCGCTCGGTGACGAACGTCGAAGTGCTCGGGCAGGAGGGCGGGGACACCGTCGTCACCTCGGTGGTCCAGGTCCTGGAGTCGCGGGACCGGGGCTCGACGTGGTGGGTGGGCCGCGTGACCCACCGGCTGCGGCGGGTCGACGGCGAGCTGCGGATGGCGGGCAAGAAGGTCGTGCTCGTCGACTCCGACCGGGCGCTGCCCTCGATGTCGTTCCTGCTCTGA
- a CDS encoding acetyl-CoA C-acetyltransferase translates to MPEAYIVDAVRSPVGRRNGGLAKVHPADLAAHPIRRIVERTGVDPEAIDDVILGCLDTIGAQAGDIARTAALAAGLPESVPGVTVDRQCGSSQQAVSFAAQAVMSGTADLVLAGGVQIMSQYPILSSFAAGEPFGAVDPWTGCEGWEARYGSQEISQFRAAEMVADRWDLSREDMERFAYESHRRALRAIDEGRFDREIAPVAGLSVDEGPRPDTTPEKMAGLKTLAPGGKITAGVASQISDGAACLAVASEQAVRDHGLTPRARVHHVSARGTDPVIMLTAPIPATAHALEKTGLDIGDIDVVEINEAFASVVQAWLIETGADPERVNPNGGAIALGHPLGATGARLMTTMLHELERTGGRYGLQTMCEGGGQANVTIIERL, encoded by the coding sequence ATGCCCGAGGCCTACATCGTCGACGCCGTCCGGAGCCCGGTCGGTCGACGCAACGGTGGGCTGGCGAAGGTCCACCCGGCCGACCTGGCGGCGCACCCGATCCGGCGCATCGTCGAGCGCACCGGGGTCGACCCGGAGGCGATCGACGACGTCATCCTCGGCTGCCTCGACACGATCGGCGCGCAGGCCGGCGACATCGCGCGCACCGCGGCGCTCGCGGCCGGACTCCCCGAGTCCGTGCCCGGCGTGACGGTCGACCGGCAGTGCGGGTCGTCGCAGCAGGCGGTCAGCTTCGCCGCGCAGGCCGTGATGTCCGGGACCGCCGACCTCGTGCTCGCGGGCGGCGTCCAGATCATGAGCCAGTACCCGATCCTGTCGTCGTTCGCGGCCGGCGAGCCCTTCGGCGCCGTCGACCCGTGGACGGGCTGCGAGGGGTGGGAGGCGCGCTACGGCTCGCAGGAGATCTCCCAGTTCCGGGCGGCCGAGATGGTCGCCGACCGGTGGGACCTCTCCCGCGAGGACATGGAGCGGTTCGCCTACGAGAGCCACCGGCGGGCCCTGCGGGCGATCGACGAGGGCCGGTTCGACCGCGAGATCGCGCCGGTCGCCGGGCTGTCCGTGGACGAGGGCCCCCGCCCCGACACCACGCCCGAGAAGATGGCCGGCCTCAAGACGCTCGCTCCCGGCGGGAAGATCACCGCCGGCGTGGCCAGCCAGATCTCCGACGGGGCGGCCTGCCTCGCGGTCGCCTCGGAGCAGGCCGTCCGCGACCACGGACTCACCCCGCGCGCCCGTGTCCACCACGTCTCGGCCCGCGGCACCGACCCGGTGATCATGCTGACCGCCCCGATCCCGGCCACCGCACACGCGCTGGAGAAGACGGGCCTGGACATCGGCGACATCGACGTCGTCGAGATCAACGAGGCGTTCGCCAGCGTCGTGCAGGCGTGGCTCATCGAGACCGGCGCCGACCCGGAGCGCGTCAACCCCAACGGCGGGGCCATCGCGCTCGGGCACCCGCTCGGGGCCACTGGCGCGCGGCTCATGACGACGATGCTCCACGAGCTGGAGCGCACCGGCGGCCGCTACGGGCTGCAGACGATGTGCGAGGGCGGCGGCCAGGCCAACGTCACGATCATCGAGCGGCTCTAG
- a CDS encoding TetR family transcriptional regulator, whose product MARERSAGAVREGAKSARTRERILLAAARVLSRKGYAGTRLSDVAAVAEVQAPAVYYYWTSREELLEEVVTVGQRATMEHVVASLAALPAGTPAMERIARAIAAHLEVVLGRSDFSQAAIRNAGQLPADIRERQLVGQRAYADVWRALVEDAVAAGEMAPDVDTRAARMLVLGALNWAPEWWDPERNPLEEVVAITQRIVRDGLRPS is encoded by the coding sequence GTGGCTCGAGAACGGTCCGCCGGCGCGGTGCGCGAGGGGGCGAAGTCCGCGCGGACGCGGGAACGCATCCTGCTCGCCGCCGCCCGGGTGCTCAGCCGCAAGGGCTACGCCGGGACCCGGCTCTCCGACGTGGCCGCGGTCGCCGAGGTCCAGGCGCCCGCCGTCTACTACTACTGGACCTCGCGCGAGGAGTTGCTCGAGGAGGTCGTGACCGTCGGGCAGCGGGCGACGATGGAGCACGTCGTCGCGTCCCTGGCGGCGCTGCCCGCCGGCACCCCGGCGATGGAGCGGATCGCCCGCGCGATCGCGGCGCACCTCGAGGTGGTGCTCGGGCGCTCGGACTTCTCGCAGGCCGCGATCCGCAACGCGGGCCAGCTCCCGGCCGACATCCGCGAACGCCAGCTCGTGGGCCAGCGGGCCTACGCCGACGTCTGGCGCGCCCTCGTCGAGGACGCGGTCGCCGCCGGCGAGATGGCCCCCGACGTGGACACCCGGGCCGCCCGGATGCTCGTGCTCGGCGCCCTCAACTGGGCCCCCGAGTGGTGGGACCCGGAGCGCAACCCGCTCGAGGAGGTCGTCGCGATCACCCAGCGGATCGTCCGAGACGGCCTCCGCCCTTCCTGA
- a CDS encoding SDR family oxidoreductase, whose translation MDLGLTGARVIVTGGASNIGRGIVHGFAREGARVLLADRDAAQAARVHAEAVEAGATEVREVIGDLTAEGAGDRVVADAVDAWGGVDVLVNNCGWSVPGFLTEQTDRALWQRTIETNLYTAIDATQAVLGPMTGQSAGAIVFISSDAAFGAVRQGIYGTTKAGLIALARTTAREQGRHGIRANVVCPGLVLPDEGGVGADSLWAAGRDAIFNPDQVEYVTRQTPLRRLTTPEDVAAAVVWLASPTAARQVTGQVVAVGGGSSMP comes from the coding sequence GTGGACCTCGGACTGACCGGCGCCCGGGTGATCGTGACCGGCGGCGCCTCGAACATCGGACGCGGCATCGTCCACGGCTTCGCCCGCGAGGGGGCCCGGGTCCTGCTCGCCGACCGGGACGCCGCGCAGGCGGCCCGGGTGCACGCCGAGGCGGTGGAGGCGGGCGCCACCGAGGTGCGCGAGGTGATCGGCGACCTCACCGCCGAGGGCGCCGGGGACCGCGTGGTCGCCGACGCGGTCGACGCCTGGGGCGGCGTGGACGTGCTCGTGAACAACTGCGGCTGGAGCGTGCCGGGGTTCCTCACCGAGCAGACCGACCGCGCCCTGTGGCAGCGCACGATCGAGACCAACCTCTACACCGCCATCGACGCCACGCAGGCCGTGCTCGGCCCCATGACCGGGCAGTCCGCGGGCGCGATCGTGTTCATCTCCAGCGACGCGGCGTTCGGTGCCGTCCGCCAGGGGATCTACGGCACGACGAAGGCCGGCCTCATCGCCCTGGCCCGGACCACCGCCCGCGAACAGGGCCGGCACGGCATCCGGGCCAACGTCGTGTGCCCCGGACTCGTGCTGCCCGACGAGGGCGGGGTCGGCGCGGACAGCCTCTGGGCCGCCGGCCGGGACGCGATCTTCAACCCGGACCAGGTCGAGTACGTCACCAGGCAGACCCCGCTGCGGCGCCTGACCACCCCCGAGGACGTGGCCGCCGCCGTCGTCTGGCTCGCCTCCCCGACCGCCGCGCGTCAGGTCACCGGGCAGGTCGTGGCCGTGGGCGGCGGATCGTCCATGCCGTGA